In Streptomyces seoulensis, the following are encoded in one genomic region:
- a CDS encoding FAD-binding dehydrogenase produces the protein MDHPIAPSGITRRRALTVTGGMLAGTALAAHAFPAFAGESQDADAIVVGHGLAGLVATAELAAAGRKVLLLDQEPEASLGGQAFWSFGGLFFVNSEEQRLMGVKDTHDLAWQDWLGSAGFDRGVADPAGQDHWAYKWAEAYVDFASGEKRSWLAGLGVQWFPIVGWAERGGGLADGHGNSVPRFHVTWGTGPAVVEPFEKKVRAAVAAGKAAFRFRHRVDGIVTTGGAVTGVRGAVLEPSGAARGKPSSRTVIGEFELRAPVVVVTSGGIGANHDLVRQNWPARLGTPPKTMITGVPAHVDGRMLAITERAGGRIVNPDRMWHYTEGLRNYDPIWPDHGIRILPGPSSMWFDATGKRFGTPDIPGYDTLHTLGSITASGHDYSWFVTTQKIIAKEFALSGSEQNPDLTNKNVWQLLSRIWQTPEPIEKFKKNGVDFVVATTLSELVAGMNKLTGDNLIDLARLKAQIEARDREMDNPYTKDAQVMGIRNALSYIGDSLSRTAPAHRILDPSAGPLIAVRLNVLTRKTLGGLQTDLSGRVLNASGEPVPGLYAAGEVAGFGGGGVHGYRSLEGTFLGGCLFSGRQAGRAAAAATAT, from the coding sequence ATGGACCACCCCATCGCTCCCTCAGGAATCACCCGTCGCCGCGCCCTCACCGTCACCGGTGGGATGCTCGCCGGGACCGCGCTGGCCGCCCACGCCTTCCCGGCCTTCGCCGGGGAATCGCAGGACGCGGACGCGATCGTCGTCGGGCACGGCCTCGCGGGACTGGTCGCCACGGCCGAACTCGCCGCCGCCGGACGCAAGGTGCTGCTGCTGGACCAGGAGCCGGAAGCGAGTCTCGGCGGGCAGGCGTTCTGGTCGTTCGGCGGGCTGTTCTTCGTCAACTCCGAGGAACAGCGGCTGATGGGCGTCAAGGACACCCACGACCTCGCCTGGCAGGACTGGCTGGGCAGCGCCGGGTTCGACCGGGGCGTGGCCGACCCGGCGGGCCAGGACCACTGGGCGTACAAGTGGGCCGAGGCGTACGTCGACTTCGCGTCCGGGGAGAAGCGGTCCTGGCTCGCGGGGCTGGGCGTGCAGTGGTTCCCGATCGTCGGCTGGGCCGAGCGGGGCGGGGGCCTCGCGGACGGACACGGCAACTCGGTGCCGCGCTTCCACGTCACCTGGGGCACCGGTCCGGCCGTGGTCGAGCCGTTCGAGAAGAAGGTGCGGGCGGCGGTGGCGGCCGGGAAGGCCGCCTTCAGATTCCGGCACCGCGTCGACGGCATCGTCACCACGGGCGGCGCCGTCACCGGTGTACGCGGTGCCGTCCTCGAACCCAGCGGCGCGGCGCGCGGCAAGCCCAGCTCCCGAACCGTGATCGGCGAGTTCGAGCTGCGCGCGCCGGTCGTGGTCGTCACCTCCGGCGGCATCGGCGCCAACCACGACCTCGTACGCCAGAACTGGCCCGCGCGGCTCGGCACCCCGCCCAAGACCATGATCACCGGGGTGCCCGCGCACGTCGACGGGCGGATGCTCGCGATCACCGAGCGGGCGGGCGGCCGCATCGTCAACCCCGACCGGATGTGGCACTACACCGAGGGACTGCGCAACTACGACCCGATCTGGCCGGACCATGGCATCCGCATCCTGCCCGGACCGTCCTCCATGTGGTTCGACGCCACAGGCAAGCGCTTCGGCACCCCGGACATCCCCGGATACGACACCCTGCACACCCTCGGCTCGATCACCGCGTCCGGCCACGACTACTCATGGTTCGTGACCACACAGAAGATCATCGCCAAGGAGTTCGCGCTCTCCGGCTCGGAGCAGAACCCGGACCTCACCAACAAGAACGTCTGGCAGCTGCTCTCCCGGATCTGGCAGACGCCCGAGCCGATCGAGAAGTTCAAGAAGAACGGCGTCGACTTCGTGGTCGCCACCACACTGTCCGAGCTGGTGGCCGGGATGAACAAGCTTACCGGCGACAACCTGATCGACCTCGCCCGGCTGAAGGCGCAGATCGAGGCCCGCGACCGGGAGATGGACAACCCGTACACCAAGGACGCCCAGGTCATGGGCATCCGCAACGCCCTCTCCTACATCGGGGACTCGCTCAGCCGGACCGCACCCGCACACCGGATACTCGACCCGTCGGCCGGCCCGCTGATCGCCGTACGGCTCAACGTGCTCACCCGCAAGACCCTCGGCGGACTCCAGACCGACCTCTCCGGGCGCGTGCTGAACGCCTCCGGCGAACCGGTGCCGGGGCTGTACGCGGCCGGGGAGGTCGCGGGCTTCGGCGGCGGGGGAGTGCACGGCTACCGCTCGCTGGAAGGCACCTTCCTCGGCGGCTGCCTCTTCTCCGGACGGCAGGCGGGCCGGGCGGCGGCCGCGGCGACGGCTACCTGA
- a CDS encoding amino acid permease, with protein MQVTGTAPPPAPATDPLGAPAEEPGTDATTHARRFGLPVATALVMGNIIGGGIFLLPASVAPYGTVSLVALGVLTVGAIALALVFGRLAQRDPRTGGPYVYAREAFGDFAGFLAAWAYWITTWVSNAALAVAAVGYLDVLIPVSHHRWTACLAALVIQWLPALANFAGTRWVGAVQLVSTVLKFVPLLLVAVGGLFFFDPDKLGPFNPGGGSPVGAISASAALLLYSYLGVESAAVSAGEVRDARRNVGRATVIGTAGAALVYLLGTVSVFGTVAHNSLVKSTAPFSDAVNAMFGGTWGGWAVALAALVSMTGCLNGWTLLSAQTPYAAARDGLFPAAFTRRRRGVPTVGVGVTVVLSSLLTVYNFMAGSAHVFEVLVLVTTFTATVPYLLATAAQLHHLASGRRDEVDGRRLVRDAVIAAVAAGFSIWLVAGAGYAAVYQGVLFLFIGILVYAVMAGRRRRVEA; from the coding sequence ATGCAGGTCACCGGAACCGCTCCGCCGCCGGCTCCGGCGACGGACCCCCTCGGCGCCCCGGCCGAGGAACCGGGCACCGACGCGACCACGCACGCCCGCCGCTTCGGGCTGCCCGTCGCCACCGCCCTGGTCATGGGCAACATCATCGGCGGAGGCATCTTCCTGCTCCCCGCCTCCGTCGCCCCGTACGGCACGGTCAGCCTGGTCGCCCTCGGCGTCCTCACCGTCGGCGCCATCGCGCTCGCCCTGGTCTTCGGCCGCCTCGCCCAGCGCGACCCGCGCACCGGCGGCCCGTACGTCTACGCCCGCGAGGCGTTCGGCGACTTCGCCGGGTTCCTCGCGGCCTGGGCGTACTGGATCACCACCTGGGTCTCCAACGCCGCGCTCGCCGTCGCCGCCGTCGGCTACCTCGACGTACTGATCCCGGTCAGCCACCACCGCTGGACCGCGTGCCTCGCGGCGCTGGTCATCCAGTGGCTCCCGGCCCTCGCCAACTTCGCGGGCACCCGCTGGGTGGGCGCCGTGCAGCTCGTCTCCACGGTGCTGAAGTTCGTCCCGCTGCTGCTCGTGGCGGTCGGCGGGCTGTTCTTCTTCGACCCGGACAAGCTGGGCCCGTTCAACCCGGGCGGCGGGAGCCCGGTCGGCGCGATCTCCGCGTCCGCCGCGCTGCTGCTGTACTCCTACCTCGGGGTGGAGTCCGCCGCCGTCAGCGCGGGTGAGGTCCGTGACGCCCGCCGCAACGTCGGCCGGGCCACCGTGATCGGCACCGCCGGCGCCGCGCTCGTCTACCTGCTCGGCACGGTCTCCGTCTTCGGCACCGTCGCCCACAACAGCCTGGTCAAGTCGACCGCGCCCTTCTCCGACGCCGTGAACGCCATGTTCGGCGGCACCTGGGGCGGCTGGGCGGTGGCCCTGGCCGCGCTGGTCTCGATGACCGGCTGCCTCAACGGCTGGACCCTGCTCAGCGCGCAGACCCCGTACGCCGCCGCGCGCGACGGGCTCTTCCCGGCCGCCTTCACCCGGCGCCGGCGCGGGGTGCCGACCGTGGGCGTCGGGGTGACGGTCGTCCTCTCCTCGCTGCTCACCGTCTACAACTTCATGGCCGGTTCGGCGCACGTCTTCGAGGTCCTGGTGCTGGTCACCACCTTCACCGCGACCGTGCCGTACCTGCTGGCCACGGCCGCGCAGCTGCACCACCTCGCCTCCGGCCGCCGCGACGAGGTCGACGGCCGGCGGCTGGTGCGTGACGCGGTGATCGCCGCCGTCGCCGCGGGCTTCTCCATCTGGCTGGTCGCGGGCGCGGGCTACGCGGCGGTCTACCAGGGCGTCCTCTTCCTGTTCATCGGCATCCTCGTCTACGCCGTGATGGCCGGCCGACGGCGCCGCGTCGAAGCCTGA
- a CDS encoding sugar ABC transporter substrate-binding protein, with protein MDRSSRSRSRRLAPVVAVAAAAALTLAGCSSGSGGKKAAEGGSGAPAGKADTPRMTVALVTHQSPGDTFWDIVRKGAEAAAAKDNVKLVYSADPSAGTQANLVQNAVDQKVDGIALTLAKPGAMKDVIAKADAAKIPVLGLNSGLSDWKKLGLLQFFGQDESVAGEALGKKLNEVGAKKIVCVIHEQGNVGLTQRCDGVRKTFSGKTETLYVNGTDRPSVQSTITAKLKQDSSLDHVVTLGAPFALTAVQSVADAGGKAEVATFDLNKDLTGAIKKGTIEFAVDQQPYLQGYLAVDSLWLYKNNGNYSGGGEQPVLTGPAFVDKSNVDRVAEFAAKGTR; from the coding sequence ATGGACCGCTCTTCTCGCTCGCGCTCACGCCGACTGGCCCCGGTCGTCGCGGTGGCCGCCGCCGCGGCCCTCACCCTCGCCGGCTGCTCCAGCGGTTCCGGCGGGAAGAAGGCGGCGGAGGGCGGGTCGGGGGCACCGGCCGGCAAGGCCGACACCCCCCGGATGACGGTCGCGCTGGTCACCCACCAGTCGCCCGGCGACACCTTCTGGGACATCGTCCGCAAGGGCGCCGAGGCGGCCGCCGCCAAGGACAACGTCAAGCTCGTCTACTCCGCCGACCCCAGCGCCGGCACCCAGGCCAACCTGGTGCAGAACGCCGTCGACCAGAAGGTGGACGGCATCGCGCTCACCCTGGCCAAGCCAGGCGCGATGAAGGACGTCATCGCCAAGGCCGACGCGGCGAAGATACCCGTGCTCGGCCTCAACTCCGGGCTCAGCGACTGGAAGAAGCTCGGACTGCTCCAGTTCTTCGGGCAGGACGAGAGCGTCGCGGGCGAGGCGCTCGGCAAGAAGCTGAACGAGGTCGGCGCCAAGAAGATCGTGTGTGTGATCCACGAGCAGGGCAACGTCGGCCTCACCCAGCGCTGCGACGGCGTGAGGAAGACCTTCTCCGGCAAGACCGAGACGCTGTACGTCAACGGCACCGACCGGCCCTCCGTGCAGTCCACCATCACCGCCAAGCTGAAGCAGGACAGCTCCCTCGACCATGTCGTCACCCTCGGCGCCCCGTTCGCGCTGACCGCCGTGCAGTCCGTCGCCGACGCGGGCGGCAAGGCCGAGGTCGCCACCTTCGACCTCAACAAGGACCTGACCGGCGCGATCAAGAAGGGCACCATCGAGTTCGCCGTCGACCAGCAGCCGTACCTCCAGGGCTACTTGGCCGTCGACTCGCTGTGGCTGTACAAGAACAACGGCAACTACAGCGGAGGCGGCGAGCAGCCGGTGCTCACCGGGCCGGCATTCGTGGACAAGTCCAACGTGGACCGGGTCGCCGAGTTCGCGGCGAAGGGCACCCGCTGA
- a CDS encoding ABC transporter permease codes for MSTAQRTEPASGPPPVSGPAPGTGRPLALRLVARPEVGVFLGALAVMVFFLVAAPTLRQGDSMATVLYQCSTIGLMALPVALLMIGGEFDLSSGVAVITSALTASMLSYQLTVNVWTGVLVSLVLSLAIGAFNGWMVVRTGLPSFLVTLGTFLILQGVNLAVTKLVTGNVATDDISDMDGFGQAKAVFASSVGIGGVQVKITVFYWLAFAALATWVLLRTKYGNWIFAVGGSKESARAVGVRVDFTKITLFMLVSFGAWFVGMHNLFAFNTVQSGEGVGQELIYIAAAVIGGCLLTGGSGSAIGPVFGAFMFGMVNQGIVFAGWNPDWFKAFLGVMLLGAVLINLWVQRTATRR; via the coding sequence ATGAGCACCGCCCAGCGGACCGAGCCCGCCTCCGGCCCGCCACCGGTGTCCGGCCCGGCGCCGGGCACCGGACGCCCGCTCGCGCTGCGGCTGGTGGCACGTCCCGAAGTGGGCGTGTTCCTGGGCGCGTTGGCCGTCATGGTGTTCTTCCTCGTCGCCGCGCCCACGCTGCGCCAGGGCGACTCGATGGCCACCGTGCTCTACCAGTGCTCCACCATCGGGCTGATGGCGCTGCCGGTCGCGCTGCTGATGATCGGCGGGGAGTTCGACCTGTCCTCCGGCGTCGCCGTCATCACCTCGGCGCTCACCGCGAGCATGCTCAGCTACCAACTCACCGTGAACGTCTGGACGGGCGTACTCGTCTCCCTCGTACTCTCCCTGGCCATCGGGGCGTTCAACGGCTGGATGGTGGTGCGCACCGGGCTGCCCAGCTTCCTGGTCACCCTCGGCACCTTCCTGATCCTCCAGGGCGTCAACCTCGCCGTCACCAAGCTGGTCACCGGCAATGTCGCCACCGACGACATCAGCGACATGGACGGCTTCGGGCAGGCCAAGGCGGTCTTCGCGTCCTCGGTCGGCATCGGGGGCGTCCAGGTGAAGATCACCGTCTTCTACTGGCTCGCCTTCGCCGCGCTCGCCACCTGGGTGCTGCTGCGCACCAAGTACGGCAACTGGATCTTCGCGGTCGGCGGTAGCAAGGAGAGCGCCCGCGCGGTGGGTGTCCGGGTGGACTTCACCAAGATCACGCTGTTCATGCTGGTCAGCTTCGGCGCGTGGTTCGTCGGCATGCACAACCTGTTCGCCTTCAACACCGTGCAGTCCGGCGAGGGCGTGGGCCAGGAGCTGATCTACATCGCGGCCGCGGTGATCGGCGGCTGTCTGCTCACCGGGGGCTCGGGGTCCGCGATCGGACCGGTCTTCGGTGCCTTCATGTTCGGCATGGTCAACCAGGGCATCGTCTTCGCGGGTTGGAACCCCGACTGGTTCAAGGCGTTCCTCGGCGTGATGCTGCTCGGCGCCGTCCTGATCAATCTGTGGGTCCAGCGCACGGCGACCCGGAGGTGA
- a CDS encoding ATP-binding cassette domain-containing protein, translating into MTDQNTAPLVELRGAGKSYGTVRALHGVDLAVHAGRVTCVLGDNGAGKSTLIKIISGLHRHTEGEFLVDGEPVRFDSPRDALAKGIAAVYQDLATIPLMPVWRNFFLGSELTKGPWPLRRLDIARMKETADRELRGMGIALDDLEQPIGTLSGGQRQCVAIARAVHFGARVLILDEPTAALGVKQSGVVLKYIAAARDRGLGVIFITHNPHHAYMVGDNFSVLRLGTLELSAARGDITLEDLTNHMAGGAELATLKHELAQVRGVDTAELP; encoded by the coding sequence ATGACCGACCAGAACACCGCCCCACTGGTGGAGTTGCGCGGCGCGGGCAAGTCGTACGGCACGGTACGCGCCCTGCACGGCGTCGACCTGGCCGTGCACGCGGGCCGGGTCACCTGTGTGCTCGGCGACAACGGCGCGGGCAAGTCCACCCTGATCAAAATCATCTCGGGCCTGCACCGGCACACCGAGGGCGAGTTCCTCGTGGACGGCGAGCCGGTGCGCTTCGACAGCCCGCGCGACGCCCTCGCCAAAGGCATCGCCGCCGTCTACCAGGACCTCGCCACCATCCCGCTGATGCCGGTCTGGCGGAACTTCTTCCTGGGCTCCGAACTCACCAAGGGCCCCTGGCCGTTGCGCCGCCTGGACATCGCCCGGATGAAGGAGACCGCCGACCGCGAACTCCGGGGGATGGGCATCGCCCTGGACGACCTGGAGCAGCCCATCGGCACCCTCTCCGGCGGCCAGCGCCAGTGCGTGGCCATCGCCCGCGCCGTCCACTTCGGCGCCCGCGTGCTGATCCTGGACGAGCCGACGGCCGCGCTCGGCGTCAAGCAGTCCGGGGTGGTCCTCAAGTACATCGCGGCCGCCCGCGACCGGGGCCTCGGCGTCATCTTCATCACCCACAACCCCCACCACGCCTACATGGTCGGCGACAACTTCAGCGTCCTGCGCCTCGGCACGCTCGAACTCAGCGCGGCCCGGGGGGACATCACTCTGGAGGACCTGACCAACCACATGGCGGGCGGCGCGGAACTCGCCACGCTCAAGCACGAGTTGGCCCAGGTGCGGGGGGTGGACACGGCGGAGCTGCCGTGA
- a CDS encoding Gfo/Idh/MocA family protein encodes MRIGILGLGRIGAFHAETLSGLDAVTSLVVADPVADAAKAAAERYGAEVADSPEALLAAGVDGLVIAAATDAHPALIRAGVAAGVPVFCEKPVARTIEEGVAVLDAVRESGVPIQIGFNRRFDAGFLAARAAVRAGELGRLHTVRSTTLDPAPPPAAYVAASGGIFRDCSVHDFDMIRWVTGREVTEVYAAGGNRGAAYIAEAGDADTTSAVLTLDDGTIAVVSNSRHNARGHDVRMELLGFADSLAVGLDDRLPIRSAEPGVTFPSGTPHDFFMDRFTDAYRAELTAFTEVVAGKRPSPCTIEEALEAGWIAEACTLSLREHRPVPLAEVRTG; translated from the coding sequence ATGCGTATCGGAATTCTCGGCCTCGGCCGCATCGGCGCCTTCCACGCCGAGACCCTGTCCGGACTGGACGCCGTCACCTCCCTCGTCGTCGCCGACCCGGTCGCGGACGCGGCGAAGGCGGCCGCCGAACGGTACGGGGCCGAGGTCGCCGACTCCCCCGAGGCGCTGCTCGCGGCCGGGGTCGACGGCCTGGTGATCGCGGCCGCCACCGACGCCCACCCCGCGCTGATCCGGGCCGGGGTCGCGGCGGGCGTACCGGTGTTCTGCGAGAAGCCGGTGGCCCGCACCATCGAGGAGGGCGTCGCGGTGCTGGACGCCGTGCGGGAGAGCGGGGTGCCGATCCAGATCGGCTTCAACCGCCGTTTCGACGCCGGTTTCCTGGCCGCCCGCGCCGCCGTCCGCGCCGGTGAGCTGGGCAGACTGCACACGGTGCGCTCCACCACCCTGGACCCGGCGCCGCCGCCGGCCGCGTACGTCGCCGCGTCCGGGGGCATCTTCCGCGACTGCTCCGTGCACGACTTCGACATGATCCGCTGGGTGACCGGCCGCGAGGTGACCGAGGTGTACGCGGCCGGCGGCAACCGGGGTGCCGCGTACATCGCGGAGGCGGGCGACGCCGACACCACGAGCGCGGTCCTCACGCTGGACGACGGCACGATCGCGGTGGTCTCCAACTCCCGCCACAACGCCCGGGGTCACGACGTGCGCATGGAGCTGCTCGGGTTCGCGGACTCCCTCGCGGTCGGCCTGGACGACCGGCTGCCGATCCGCTCGGCGGAGCCCGGTGTCACCTTCCCCTCGGGCACCCCGCACGACTTCTTCATGGACCGGTTCACGGACGCCTACCGTGCCGAACTCACCGCGTTCACCGAGGTGGTGGCCGGCAAGCGCCCCTCTCCCTGCACGATCGAGGAGGCGCTGGAGGCGGGCTGGATCGCGGAGGCGTGCACGCTCTCGCTGCGCGAACACCGGCCGGTACCCCTGGCGGAGGTCCGCACCGGCTGA
- a CDS encoding Gfo/Idh/MocA family protein, producing MVDALGVAVVGFGWMGRVHTRAYARLPHHYPRLPVRPELVTVAEEVPGLAEEAAAQYGFATATRDWREVAADPRVRAVSVTAPNFLHRGIGVAMARAGKHVWIEKPVGLSGADARAVADAVAAAGVQSAVGFNYRNAPAVESARELIASGGIGRITHARVRLLSDYAAHPDGALTWRYERGRGGSGVLGDLASHGADLAYFLLGDIESLAADTAVFVPERSRPAGATAGHTLAAGGERGPVENEDYVSCLLRFASGARGVLEACRVSVGEQNNYGFEVHGTEGAVAWDFRRMNELRVSRGGLYQDQPMSTVYVGPADGEFAAFQPGAANAMGYDDLKVVEAYRFLRSVAEGKPYGATLADAVRAAGVLDAMAVSAEGRGWVDLPVS from the coding sequence ATCGTGGATGCGCTGGGTGTCGCCGTCGTGGGTTTCGGCTGGATGGGCCGGGTGCACACCCGGGCGTACGCCCGCCTCCCGCACCACTACCCCCGGCTGCCCGTGCGCCCCGAGCTGGTGACGGTCGCCGAGGAGGTGCCGGGCCTCGCGGAGGAGGCGGCCGCCCAGTACGGCTTCGCCACCGCCACCCGCGACTGGCGCGAGGTCGCCGCCGACCCCCGCGTGCGCGCCGTCAGCGTCACCGCGCCGAACTTCCTGCACCGCGGGATCGGCGTCGCGATGGCCCGGGCGGGCAAGCACGTGTGGATCGAGAAGCCGGTCGGGCTGAGCGGCGCGGACGCCCGCGCGGTCGCGGACGCGGTCGCCGCGGCCGGCGTCCAGAGCGCGGTCGGTTTCAACTACCGCAACGCGCCCGCCGTGGAGTCCGCCCGCGAGCTGATCGCCTCCGGCGGCATCGGCCGGATCACCCACGCCCGCGTCCGCCTGCTCAGCGACTACGCCGCGCACCCGGACGGTGCCCTGACCTGGCGGTACGAGCGCGGCCGGGGCGGCAGCGGGGTGCTGGGCGACCTGGCCTCGCACGGCGCCGACCTCGCGTACTTCCTGCTCGGGGACATCGAGTCGCTGGCCGCCGACACGGCGGTGTTCGTCCCGGAACGCTCGCGCCCCGCCGGCGCGACCGCCGGCCACACCCTCGCGGCGGGCGGCGAGCGCGGCCCGGTGGAGAACGAGGACTACGTGAGCTGCCTGCTGCGCTTCGCCTCCGGCGCCCGTGGCGTGCTGGAGGCGTGCCGGGTGTCGGTCGGCGAGCAGAACAACTACGGCTTCGAGGTGCACGGCACCGAGGGCGCCGTCGCCTGGGACTTCCGCCGGATGAACGAACTCCGCGTCAGCCGGGGCGGGTTGTACCAGGACCAGCCGATGAGCACGGTGTACGTCGGCCCGGCGGACGGCGAGTTCGCCGCCTTCCAGCCCGGCGCGGCCAACGCGATGGGCTACGACGACCTCAAGGTCGTCGAGGCGTACCGCTTCCTCCGCTCGGTCGCCGAGGGCAAGCCGTACGGCGCCACGCTCGCGGACGCGGTGCGCGCGGCCGGGGTGCTGGACGCGATGGCGGTCTCGGCCGAGGGCCGGGGGTGGGTCGATCTGCCGGTGAGCTGA
- a CDS encoding Shedu anti-phage system protein SduA domain-containing protein produces the protein MTLEWQLREVAKKTGDETVGSALNEVFTYLHSLGNGRRRQGKELIRLLEVARGLAAAAGEWQVVRLLQDSLDYAEGRILQHDFAERYRLFQDGTRQERNRDFLASSLRAMHEWLVSECEAHLRNHPSAGAKDVVAHFRSQGRDAAFLRAPEDRPGRYVIPRGMSETSLWLERLMRSDRIEVEDPAKAARKIVSSPEALALLAADDEGQLVLRAAELRRRSAGLELLRAVVEDDEAMERDLQRALEGQHWIFGGRFVGQAAHRRLVPGDEVDIPLIRGDGALHIVELKRAMSLKRRLVRWHRNAWVPAASVHEAVGQAVNYLTGLDEHRDRIREELGIEVRRASALVLVGHPGLHPDIPETEINEALRTFNSHLTRVEVLTYKELLDNAERSLAGELLSEDE, from the coding sequence ATGACGCTGGAATGGCAGCTCCGTGAGGTGGCGAAGAAGACCGGTGACGAGACGGTGGGCTCGGCGCTCAACGAGGTGTTCACCTATCTGCACAGCCTCGGCAATGGCAGGCGCAGGCAGGGAAAAGAGCTCATACGTCTGCTCGAGGTTGCCAGAGGGCTGGCTGCGGCCGCAGGGGAGTGGCAGGTCGTGCGGCTCCTGCAGGACTCGCTGGACTACGCGGAGGGCCGGATACTTCAGCACGATTTCGCGGAGCGTTACCGCCTCTTCCAGGATGGGACGCGACAGGAACGGAACCGAGACTTCCTCGCTAGTTCCCTGCGAGCGATGCATGAATGGCTTGTCTCGGAGTGCGAGGCACATCTGAGGAATCATCCCAGTGCGGGCGCGAAGGATGTAGTAGCGCATTTTCGGTCCCAGGGCCGTGACGCTGCGTTCCTGCGAGCTCCCGAGGACCGGCCCGGTCGCTACGTCATTCCGCGCGGGATGTCGGAGACCTCGCTGTGGCTGGAGCGGCTAATGCGCAGCGATCGTATCGAGGTGGAGGACCCCGCCAAGGCAGCCCGAAAGATCGTCAGCTCACCCGAGGCTCTAGCCCTGCTCGCGGCCGATGATGAGGGACAACTCGTCCTGCGGGCCGCCGAACTACGGCGGCGCTCGGCCGGACTCGAGTTGCTGCGTGCTGTTGTCGAGGATGACGAAGCGATGGAAAGAGATCTCCAGCGGGCGTTGGAGGGGCAGCACTGGATCTTCGGCGGGCGATTCGTTGGGCAGGCCGCCCACCGTCGGCTCGTGCCGGGGGACGAGGTGGACATCCCGCTGATACGGGGCGACGGGGCGCTCCACATCGTCGAACTCAAACGGGCCATGAGCCTTAAGAGGCGCCTGGTCAGATGGCACCGCAACGCCTGGGTGCCCGCTGCGTCGGTCCACGAGGCCGTCGGACAGGCCGTCAACTACCTCACCGGGCTGGACGAACACCGCGACCGCATTCGAGAGGAGCTCGGCATCGAGGTCCGCCGGGCCAGCGCGCTCGTTCTGGTTGGCCACCCGGGCTTGCACCCCGACATACCGGAGACGGAGATCAACGAAGCGTTGCGGACGTTCAACTCGCATCTCACGCGTGTCGAGGTACTCACCTATAAGGAGCTGCTGGACAACGCGGAGCGGTCTCTTGCCGGCGAGCTCTTGTCCGAAGATGAGTAG
- a CDS encoding HEAT repeat domain-containing protein yields MTAQHTRLVKAMGAEDTSVRLQAAMAVGANADAVFLESLVERCAVEPDFFVRDMLSWALTRLAPETTLPRLRQELGSGCGQARSQALHTLSKIKDRTTWGWITRDLLRDADDEVARTAWRVAVILVPEAEERGLAEELVRQLGRGDRDVRLSLSRALVDLGEASRPALERAAGHPDPAVSTHARATEVLRRNPEAGFDAAIEEAKRTVVLGPERGAAEA; encoded by the coding sequence ATGACCGCTCAGCACACTCGTCTGGTCAAAGCCATGGGTGCAGAGGACACATCGGTTCGGCTTCAGGCAGCCATGGCGGTCGGGGCGAACGCCGACGCCGTCTTCCTGGAGAGCCTGGTCGAGCGGTGCGCCGTCGAGCCCGACTTCTTCGTGCGGGACATGTTGTCCTGGGCGTTGACGCGTCTCGCGCCGGAGACCACCCTGCCTCGCCTCCGGCAGGAGCTGGGCTCCGGGTGCGGTCAGGCCCGTAGCCAGGCGTTGCACACGCTCTCCAAGATCAAGGACCGGACCACGTGGGGGTGGATCACCCGTGACCTCCTGCGCGACGCCGACGACGAAGTCGCGCGAACCGCGTGGCGCGTGGCCGTCATCCTGGTACCCGAGGCGGAGGAGAGGGGACTGGCCGAGGAACTGGTCCGGCAGCTCGGGCGCGGTGACCGCGACGTGCGGCTGAGCCTCAGCCGGGCCTTGGTCGACCTCGGCGAAGCGAGCCGGCCCGCGCTGGAGCGGGCCGCCGGCCACCCGGACCCCGCCGTGTCGACCCACGCGCGCGCCACCGAGGTACTGCGGCGGAACCCGGAGGCCGGTTTCGACGCGGCCATCGAGGAGGCGAAGCGTACGGTCGTACTCGGCCCGGAGCGCGGGGCCGCGGAGGCATAG